Part of the Longimicrobiales bacterium genome, TCGGTGAGTTCGCTGATGCGTTCCGCGGCGAGGATGGCGGTGATGCCTGATCCGATAATGCAGATGTCGGAGTCGATACGGATCGTCACAAGGCGGGCGCTCCGATCACGATGTTCATCCGAGGTGCGCCAAAGTCGCCGGTCATGGCGGGCCTTCCCGGAGACGCTCTGGTCGCCTACCGACGTCGTCGATGCTCCTGCACTCGAGTTTTGTGATCCGCACACCGTAGCACCGGTCTACCGCGTCTGCGGACGTGAAGTAGTGGGCCATCAATGCCACCGCGACGTGCCGCGCGCGGCCCGGCGCAGGGAACCCGTCGGTGGGCGCACCCATCTGTTCGCTGAGGATCTCTCTCCGCCGATCGGCCGAAAGGCTCGCGAAGAGCGCGCTCCATCGAGCCTCGGCGAGTATGTCGAGTGCCTCGAGCTGTGCCGACCACCCGGGCTCGGGATCCGGCGGCCCGTAGGGGATCTCCCATCCGCCGTATGGATGCCTCAGTTCGGCGACCGGTTGGAAGTCAGAGAGCCAGACCTCGAACGCGCCTACCGCAAGCTCACGCCCGTTGGGCCCAATCACTTCCGGCAGCACGGCGTCGCCTACGGCGCGGAGCAGAGTGCCGTCGAGCACCCGGGCCGGCG contains:
- a CDS encoding twin-arginine translocation signal domain-containing protein, with translation MAQDRRTFLKHSAAALSAASLGAEDAIAATPPPAPARVLDGTLLRAVGDAVLPEVIGPNGRELAVGAFEVWLSDFQPVAELRHPYGGWEIPYGPPDPEPGWSAQLEALDILAEARWSALFASLSADRRREILSEQMGAPTDGFPAPGRARHVAVALMAHYFTSADAVDRCYGVRITKLECRSIDDVGRRPERLREGPP